The proteins below come from a single Methyloprofundus sedimenti genomic window:
- a CDS encoding DMT family transporter: MDSNHSVVKTIFYTSLALLAFAANSVLCRLALGAGAIDAASFTVIRLLSGVIILLVIIKMANHKTSSPLQNGSWFASLMLFLYATAFSFAYITLDTATGALILFGSVQITMVLLSLISGNRLHISEWLGVFIAFAGFVYLMLPEITMPSINGFLLMSLAGIAWGIYTLIGRGANNPLIDTGDNFIRTIPLVLILLVITVKNANYSSEGILLAVLSGGIASGMGYTVWYLALRGLSATQAAAVQLLVPVIAALGGVIFISETITLRLMVSASIMLGGIFLMILGRYKFFSKYKFFK; encoded by the coding sequence ATGGATTCAAATCATAGCGTAGTAAAAACGATATTTTATACTAGCCTTGCATTATTAGCCTTTGCGGCTAATTCGGTGCTGTGTCGATTAGCATTGGGAGCAGGGGCTATTGATGCCGCGAGCTTCACTGTCATACGCTTACTCTCTGGAGTGATAATTCTCTTAGTCATTATTAAAATGGCTAATCATAAAACGAGTTCTCCCCTACAAAATGGTAGCTGGTTTGCCAGCCTGATGCTATTTTTGTATGCCACTGCTTTTTCTTTCGCCTATATTACTCTGGATACAGCAACAGGTGCGCTCATCTTATTTGGATCGGTGCAAATAACCATGGTATTGCTATCACTTATTTCAGGAAACAGATTACATATTTCTGAGTGGTTAGGTGTATTCATTGCTTTTGCTGGCTTTGTATATTTGATGCTACCAGAGATTACGATGCCATCTATAAACGGTTTTTTGCTGATGAGTCTGGCTGGTATTGCATGGGGTATTTATACGCTTATAGGACGAGGGGCAAACAATCCCTTAATAGACACGGGCGATAACTTTATTAGGACGATTCCCCTGGTTTTAATTTTGTTAGTGATCACCGTTAAAAATGCAAATTATTCTTCAGAAGGAATTTTATTAGCTGTCTTATCAGGCGGTATTGCATCAGGGATGGGTTATACCGTATGGTATCTTGCTCTTAGAGGTCTTTCAGCCACACAGGCTGCGGCTGTTCAGTTGTTAGTACCCGTTATTGCAGCACTGGGTGGCGTTATATTTATATCAGAAACAATCACGCTTCGTTTGATGGTTTCAGCTTCTATAATGTTAGGCGGTATTTTTCTGATGATATTAGGGCGATATAAGTTTTTCTCAAAATATAAATTTTTTAAATGA
- a CDS encoding methyltransferase domain-containing protein, with the protein MNDTAISESVQNYYGQVLQSSQDLKTSACCTLDSVPVHLRPLLSDLHPEVVARYYGCGTPLSPALEGATVLDLGCGTGRDCYLLSRLVGESGHVMGIDMTEEQLAMDNKYSVSSY; encoded by the coding sequence ATGAACGACACAGCAATCAGTGAATCAGTACAAAACTATTATGGACAGGTCTTGCAATCCAGTCAGGACTTGAAAACCAGCGCTTGCTGTACATTAGACTCTGTCCCTGTACACTTACGCCCTTTATTATCTGACTTGCACCCTGAAGTCGTTGCCCGTTATTACGGTTGCGGAACGCCTTTATCACCTGCTTTAGAAGGCGCTACGGTCCTGGATCTTGGTTGTGGCACGGGCCGTGATTGTTATTTATTGTCACGTTTAGTCGGTGAGTCAGGTCATGTAATGGGTATTGATATGACTGAAGAGCAACTGGCTATGGATAACAAGTACAGTGTATCTAGCTATTAG